In the Dama dama isolate Ldn47 chromosome 13, ASM3311817v1, whole genome shotgun sequence genome, one interval contains:
- the LOC133067824 gene encoding high affinity cAMP-specific and IBMX-insensitive 3',5'-cyclic phosphodiesterase 8A-like isoform X2, with protein MTVTGEEGRGARHAPDRERWTGVRRRVQRKSDPGIRTVTKEGECSVFYKERGNVPTGTKVSSQRRHSSMARIHSMTIEAPITKVINIINAAQESSPMPVTEALDRVLEILRTTELYSPQFGAKDDDPHANDLVGGLVSDGLRRLSGNEYVLSTKNLQQVPSSIIVPVSLHDVPSQVTRAMEKEEYWDFNIFELEAATHKR; from the exons ATGACTGTTactggggaggaaggcaggggagCGAGGCACGCTCCAGACAGGGAGAGGTGGACTGGAGTGAGGAGACGGGTGCAGAGGAAAAGCGATCCAGGCATAAGAACAGTGACTAAAGAGGGAGAGTGCAGTGTGTTCTACAAAGAGCGGGGCAACGTTCCGACTGGTACAAAAG TTTCCAGCCAGAGACGACACTCTTCCATGGCCCGGATTCATTCCATGACGATCGAGGCGCCCATCACCAAG GTCATCAATATCATCAATGCTGCCCAGGAAAGCAGTCCCATGCCTGTGACAGAAGCCTTAGACCGTGTGCTGGAAATTCTAAGAACCACTGAATTATATTCACCCCAGTTCGGTGCTAAGGACGATGATCCTCACGCCAACGACCTCGTCGGGGGCTTGGTGTCT GATGGTTTGCGAAGATTATCCGGGAATGAGTATGTTCTTTCAACAAAAA ACCTTCAGCAGGTTCCCAGCAGCATCATCGTCCCCGTCTCCCTTCACGATGTCCCATCACAGGTAACTCGGGCCATGGAAAAGGAGGAATACTGGGACTTCAATATTTTTGAACTGGAGGCTGCCACTCATAAAAGGTGA
- the LOC133067824 gene encoding uncharacterized protein LOC133067824 isoform X1 — translation MTVTGEEGRGARHAPDRERWTGVRRRVQRKSDPGIRTVTKEGECSVFYKERGNVPTGTKVSSQRRHSSMARIHSMTIEAPITKVINIINAAQESSPMPVTEALDRVLEILRTTELYSPQFGAKDDDPHANDLVGGLVSVSVLAGCRLGPAALACFLRLLVDSLPHTALFVCGVSQSLDHPLPRLSCPPAEPSPTCGLSGGVWGTAGPQLGTEGGACSGQPACLLRWVSIFT, via the exons ATGACTGTTactggggaggaaggcaggggagCGAGGCACGCTCCAGACAGGGAGAGGTGGACTGGAGTGAGGAGACGGGTGCAGAGGAAAAGCGATCCAGGCATAAGAACAGTGACTAAAGAGGGAGAGTGCAGTGTGTTCTACAAAGAGCGGGGCAACGTTCCGACTGGTACAAAAG TTTCCAGCCAGAGACGACACTCTTCCATGGCCCGGATTCATTCCATGACGATCGAGGCGCCCATCACCAAG GTCATCAATATCATCAATGCTGCCCAGGAAAGCAGTCCCATGCCTGTGACAGAAGCCTTAGACCGTGTGCTGGAAATTCTAAGAACCACTGAATTATATTCACCCCAGTTCGGTGCTAAGGACGATGATCCTCACGCCAACGACCTCGTCGGGGGCTTGGTGTCTGTGAGTGTGCTGGCAGGCTGCCGCCTCGGTCCCGCTGCTCTCGCCTGTTTTCTGAGGCTGCTTGTTGACAGCCTGCCCCACACAGCGCTCTTTGTGTGCGGGGTCAGCCAAAGCCTAGATCATCCATTGCCCAGGCTCAGCTGCCCTCCGGCTGAGCCGTCACCCACCTGCGGCCTGTCCGGGGGGGTGTGGGGTACAGCGGGACCTCAACTTGGAACAGAGGGAGGAGCGTGTTCAGGACAGCCAGCTTGTCTGCTGCGTTGGGTCTCCATTTTTACTTAA